A genomic region of Candidatus Kapaibacterium sp. contains the following coding sequences:
- a CDS encoding O-methyltransferase — translation MSNRATIVDDRLFAYLKKNFSSEDEFLAELQIKAQEAGLPPISISPEQGKFMQFLLHSINAKHVLEIGTLGAYSAITMARALPDDGKIITVENEPKHYEFACKMVSESGLANKIDVVLADGKTFVKEFRTQNQFDFVFVDADKPSYLYYLNNITPKIKIGGIFAADNAFAFGFILDTKPERNPDDVKSLRSFNEYFRTRDNYFTCIVPVGDGIIMGYKKY, via the coding sequence ATGTCAAACAGAGCAACAATAGTTGACGACAGACTTTTCGCGTATCTGAAGAAAAATTTTTCGTCGGAAGACGAATTTTTGGCAGAATTACAAATTAAAGCACAAGAAGCCGGACTGCCCCCTATCTCGATTTCTCCGGAGCAGGGGAAATTCATGCAGTTTTTGCTACATTCGATTAATGCAAAGCATGTTCTGGAAATCGGTACTCTGGGAGCTTATTCAGCGATTACTATGGCAAGGGCTTTGCCTGATGATGGCAAAATTATCACAGTAGAAAATGAGCCCAAGCATTATGAATTTGCCTGCAAAATGGTGTCTGAATCAGGTTTGGCAAACAAAATCGATGTAGTTTTGGCAGACGGCAAAACTTTTGTTAAAGAATTTCGTACCCAAAATCAATTTGATTTCGTCTTTGTTGATGCAGATAAGCCGTCATATTTATATTATTTGAATAATATAACACCAAAAATTAAAATAGGTGGCATCTTTGCGGCTGATAATGCTTTTGCATTTGGATTTATTTTGGATACGAAGCCTGAACGAAACCCAGACGATGTGAAATCACTCAGAAGTTTCAACGAATATTTCAGGACTCGAGATAATTATTTCACTTGTATTGTACCCGTAGGCGACGGAATAATCATGGGATATAAAAAATATTGA
- a CDS encoding OmpA family protein, translating to MNHKITINTPFLLIAVFVLIALSVYSCSTPRKTGFALQQEIWEMDVEYGLIDTTKKEIYLKGTLPIDSADPNKLIYDIYRVEPEDYPKEIRLIARVFDSSGYFITNMGDPYRKDPNITYFTSLREELGKHYNIRQETIPEFTVREYGAGDSIAYNLVLSVDYSGSMDAILDAIFTATELFVSMKFDVDNIALATFNKDLDIKVPLMKDTAEILKRYRSTYRRGIGLFSAMRDAVWSSYDILDGTPIEDPRVVVVLSDGDDNYSKASIDSLIKRANREKIHVFCVAFGYSKDESMKQLAQYTGGKYYKAYSKEQLIDIFRDIYLSLRYHYRITYTPPVYWGYHHVYSGLNVPGRADSLIADGFYDTSGWLSLSDTIIRPVLFDFDSAVIKPESYPTLDELVDLMYTWPKLRFDIHGHTDNVGTQEYNQDLSERRAQAVYDALIFRGIEERRLRYRGFGMSKPVISNDTPEGRAKNRRTEFIIIAK from the coding sequence ATGAACCATAAAATAACAATAAACACACCGTTTTTGCTGATAGCAGTTTTTGTGCTTATTGCACTATCTGTGTATTCTTGCTCGACACCCCGAAAAACCGGATTTGCCTTGCAACAGGAAATTTGGGAAATGGATGTGGAGTACGGGCTAATTGACACCACAAAAAAAGAAATCTACCTGAAAGGCACATTGCCAATTGATTCTGCCGACCCGAACAAATTAATTTATGACATTTACCGTGTCGAACCTGAAGATTACCCTAAGGAAATTAGGCTAATCGCGCGAGTGTTCGATTCGTCGGGTTATTTTATTACAAATATGGGCGACCCATACCGAAAAGACCCGAATATAACGTACTTTACTTCGCTACGTGAAGAATTGGGTAAGCATTACAACATTCGCCAGGAAACAATTCCCGAATTCACAGTTCGTGAATATGGGGCAGGTGACTCAATAGCTTATAATTTAGTTTTATCGGTTGATTATAGCGGCTCGATGGATGCAATTCTCGATGCGATTTTTACCGCAACAGAGCTATTTGTATCAATGAAATTTGACGTTGACAATATTGCCTTGGCAACTTTCAACAAGGACCTTGACATAAAAGTACCTTTGATGAAGGATACTGCCGAAATTTTGAAACGCTATCGCTCGACTTATCGCCGCGGAATTGGGCTATTTAGTGCAATGCGTGACGCTGTTTGGTCGAGTTATGATATTTTGGATGGCACTCCGATTGAAGACCCGCGTGTGGTTGTGGTGCTTTCTGATGGCGATGATAACTACTCCAAAGCAAGTATAGATTCGCTAATCAAAAGAGCAAATCGTGAGAAAATCCACGTTTTCTGTGTTGCTTTCGGTTATTCGAAAGATGAAAGCATGAAGCAATTAGCCCAATATACAGGTGGCAAATATTACAAAGCTTACTCCAAAGAGCAATTGATTGACATTTTCCGTGACATTTATTTGAGTTTGCGCTATCATTATCGCATTACATACACTCCGCCGGTTTACTGGGGATATCATCATGTGTATTCGGGTTTGAATGTGCCCGGAAGAGCGGATTCACTTATTGCTGATGGATTCTATGATACCTCCGGCTGGCTATCGCTATCTGATACAATCATCCGACCTGTGCTTTTTGATTTCGATAGTGCCGTGATTAAACCCGAATCTTATCCGACTTTGGATGAATTAGTTGACTTGATGTACACATGGCCCAAACTCCGATTCGATATTCACGGGCATACAGACAACGTTGGCACTCAAGAATATAACCAAGATTTGTCCGAGCGTCGTGCCCAAGCGGTTTACGATGCCTTGATATTTAGAGGAATCGAAGAACGCAGATTACGCTATCGTGGATTCGGAATGTCAAAGCCGGTAATTTCCAATGATACACCCGAAGGACGAGCCAAAAATCGAAGAACAGAATTTATAATCATAGCTAAATAA
- a CDS encoding M20/M25/M40 family metallo-hydrolase translates to MINFYRFAFLTVFISIIAHSKVYTQTSDYNPVEKYAAVVDKIISAALKDSSSWDRLAYFCDVFGPRLSGSKNLELAIDWFENEFKKDGFVDVRKDEVMVPHWVRGYEYCTLLHPREANIPIFGLGGSIGTPKEGITAEVIVLSDFDDLEKRKDEISGKIVVFNQAFNSYGQSVQYRFYGAIRAAQYGALASLIRSVSPATTRNLHTGMMGYVDSVKKIPHAAISPEDAELLMRLQNRDIKPRIKLYMEAETLPDIMSYNVMGEVKGSEFPDQILAIGGHSDSWDAGTGAHDNASGCIATWEAVKLLKELNLIPKRTLRVVMWTNEENGVKGGNAYRDARKHENHVLMFEMDGGAFRPSAIRLTAPDKIFNEFKKIEPLLKKVDDTAVLPSGGGVDIRPMMETGVPGMSLSTDDAGKYFWYHHAHSDTVDKIDKRVFNQCVAAIAIAIYIYADMPTEILNDK, encoded by the coding sequence ATGATAAATTTTTACAGATTTGCCTTTCTCACTGTCTTCATTTCAATCATAGCGCATTCCAAAGTTTATACCCAAACTTCGGATTATAATCCTGTGGAAAAATACGCTGCGGTTGTCGATAAAATCATAAGTGCAGCCCTGAAAGACAGCTCATCTTGGGATAGATTAGCATATTTTTGCGATGTATTCGGACCTCGATTGAGCGGCTCGAAAAATCTCGAACTCGCAATTGATTGGTTTGAAAATGAATTTAAAAAAGATGGATTCGTAGATGTCCGCAAAGATGAAGTTATGGTGCCACATTGGGTGCGTGGGTATGAATATTGCACATTGCTGCACCCCCGCGAGGCAAACATACCAATATTTGGGCTTGGTGGCAGTATCGGAACTCCAAAAGAGGGAATTACTGCTGAAGTCATCGTGCTGAGCGACTTTGACGATTTGGAAAAACGCAAAGATGAAATTAGCGGAAAAATTGTAGTTTTCAACCAAGCATTCAATAGCTACGGACAATCAGTCCAATATCGCTTTTATGGTGCCATACGTGCCGCTCAATACGGTGCATTAGCTTCACTCATCCGTTCAGTCAGCCCGGCAACGACACGCAACCTACACACAGGAATGATGGGTTATGTAGATTCGGTCAAAAAAATCCCCCACGCTGCGATAAGTCCCGAAGATGCAGAATTGCTTATGCGTTTGCAAAATCGGGATATAAAACCGCGTATCAAGCTATATATGGAAGCTGAAACTTTGCCCGATATAATGTCCTACAATGTGATGGGCGAAGTCAAAGGAAGCGAATTTCCTGACCAAATTTTGGCAATTGGCGGTCACTCGGACTCGTGGGATGCAGGCACCGGAGCACATGACAATGCAAGCGGTTGCATCGCCACTTGGGAAGCCGTAAAATTGCTCAAAGAGCTGAATTTGATTCCAAAACGGACTTTACGCGTTGTGATGTGGACTAATGAAGAAAACGGTGTCAAAGGTGGCAATGCTTATCGTGATGCACGCAAACATGAAAATCACGTCTTAATGTTCGAGATGGACGGCGGTGCTTTCAGACCTTCTGCAATTAGGCTTACAGCACCGGACAAAATTTTCAATGAATTCAAGAAAATTGAGCCATTGCTCAAAAAAGTAGATGATACAGCCGTTTTGCCTTCAGGTGGTGGTGTGGATATTCGCCCGATGATGGAAACAGGAGTCCCGGGAATGAGCCTCTCCACTGACGATGCGGGCAAATATTTCTGGTATCACCATGCCCATAGCGACACTGTGGACAAAATCGATAAGCGGGTTTTCAATCAATGTGTGGCTGCAATAGCAATCGCAATTTACATCTATGCTGATATGCCCACGGAAATTTTAAATGATAAATAA
- the pyrE gene encoding orotate phosphoribosyltransferase — translation MNKAELAKAVYNSAYIRGEFLLRSGKISNEYFDKYQFEADPTLLNEIAEQMAAIVGDDFDYLGALEMGGIPIATALAMKLNKKIVFVRKHAKEYGTSKLAEGPDIQGKKILIIEDVVTSGGQIILSVDELRTRGAVIDTALCVIDRESGGTEALSANGIQLKPLFTMSYIKSQI, via the coding sequence ATGAATAAAGCAGAATTAGCAAAAGCAGTATATAACAGCGCCTATATTAGAGGTGAATTCCTCCTGCGTTCGGGCAAAATCAGCAACGAATATTTCGATAAATATCAATTTGAAGCTGACCCGACTTTGTTGAACGAAATCGCAGAGCAAATGGCAGCAATCGTTGGCGATGATTTTGATTATTTGGGTGCATTGGAGATGGGTGGAATTCCCATAGCGACAGCATTAGCTATGAAGTTGAATAAGAAAATCGTGTTTGTCCGAAAACATGCGAAAGAATACGGTACGAGTAAATTAGCCGAAGGTCCGGATATTCAGGGAAAGAAAATCCTAATAATCGAGGATGTCGTCACAAGTGGCGGGCAAATCATTCTTAGTGTGGATGAACTCCGCACACGTGGAGCTGTCATTGATACAGCGTTGTGCGTTATTGACCGAGAATCCGGCGGAACTGAAGCACTTAGCGCAAATGGGATTCAACTCAAGCCATTGTTTACGATGTCTTATATCAAGTCGCAGATTTAA
- a CDS encoding OmpA family protein yields MLTNLLHIKIVHAILILFILMATDIFSQSENQESDDKAREILEDARVQSARQEIEITVRSVDITTFPMIKIMIEAYNRLGEPLDTLTAENLFVFEKGRRRDILKVEKIPVAENVPVDFVFAVDITGSMQPIINSIKSNISFFTQTLVKRGIDYRLGLILFSDDIEKVYNPTSNVSDFLKWLNPVKARGGGDEKENALEALEAAAKMIDWREESNRVCVMITDAPYHQKGEDGHGVTDQTTSSIIEMMQKNDIRVFTIVPPKLTNYKVISSKTRGTFYDIDYPFSTILDNFSSQLTNLYYLTFESTEETIPDSIEIALFSSDSKQLIRKTIPIVELGRKLIIENLLFQTNRADLPEIVRELDILAEFMENKKNINILVEGHTDDIGSHHLNDKLSEARANSVRNYLIQKGISPKRIEIKGLGKRRPLATNDTEFGRRLNRRVEIVIIST; encoded by the coding sequence ATGTTAACCAATTTGTTGCATATAAAAATTGTTCATGCGATTCTGATTTTGTTCATATTAATGGCAACGGATATATTCTCGCAGTCTGAAAATCAGGAATCTGATGACAAGGCTCGGGAAATACTCGAAGACGCCAGAGTTCAATCTGCCCGCCAAGAAATAGAAATTACCGTCCGTAGTGTTGACATCACAACGTTCCCTATGATTAAAATCATGATTGAAGCCTATAATCGACTTGGTGAGCCACTTGATACACTTACTGCCGAAAACTTATTCGTCTTTGAAAAGGGGAGAAGACGTGATATTCTTAAGGTAGAGAAAATTCCGGTCGCTGAAAATGTGCCTGTTGATTTCGTTTTTGCCGTTGATATAACAGGCTCAATGCAACCAATCATCAACTCAATCAAATCAAATATTTCCTTTTTCACCCAAACTCTTGTCAAACGTGGTATTGATTATAGATTGGGTTTAATTTTGTTTAGCGATGATATTGAGAAAGTTTATAACCCGACTTCAAATGTATCAGACTTCTTGAAATGGTTAAATCCCGTGAAAGCACGTGGTGGCGGTGATGAAAAAGAAAATGCTCTCGAAGCATTAGAAGCGGCAGCTAAGATGATAGATTGGAGAGAGGAATCAAATCGTGTTTGTGTTATGATTACCGATGCTCCATATCACCAAAAGGGCGAAGATGGGCATGGCGTGACAGACCAAACTACTTCAAGTATAATAGAAATGATGCAAAAAAATGATATTCGTGTCTTTACGATTGTTCCTCCAAAACTCACAAATTACAAGGTGATTTCGAGTAAAACACGCGGAACCTTTTATGATATTGATTATCCCTTTTCGACTATTTTGGATAACTTCTCAAGCCAGTTGACAAATCTTTACTATTTGACGTTTGAATCAACCGAAGAAACGATACCCGATTCTATCGAAATTGCCTTGTTCAGCAGTGACAGTAAACAATTGATTAGAAAAACAATCCCTATTGTCGAACTTGGTAGAAAATTAATCATAGAAAATTTGCTTTTCCAGACTAATCGTGCCGATTTGCCTGAAATCGTTCGCGAACTTGACATTTTAGCCGAGTTCATGGAAAATAAGAAGAATATCAATATCTTAGTAGAAGGGCATACCGACGACATTGGTTCTCATCATTTGAACGACAAATTGTCCGAAGCAAGAGCCAATAGTGTCCGAAATTATTTGATTCAAAAGGGTATCTCTCCCAAACGAATTGAAATAAAAGGGCTCGGAAAACGCAGACCACTTGCCACCAATGATACCGAATTCGGCAGAAGACTCAATCGTAGAGTTGAGATTGTGATAATTTCTACGTAG
- a CDS encoding ChaN family lipoprotein — protein MKLCIYILLGFFATMLHAQEYVIYDTKSGKAVTVEDMAKRTADFDVIFFGEFHDDSLIHVIQYEYLKSVYKLDKKVDISLEMFERDVQKHLDDFRTGIIDEEEFLKNSRPWGDYKKFYKALVDLAKENEASVIAANIPRKYAAMYVQGGMTKINDLPDEEKAFVAREMLLKEDDYALKFFKTMLNSETKFDSLTPNQENTMFLYYGAQLIKDETMAESIVMHRNDNPNRKIIHFNGDFHSNRYLGTVQKVAERNSKLKLGVITVKYFGDDESAPKFDKSMKKEGDFVIYSKEPKREPFPMMGGGSHFGENSVEKFEIEVVIIPESSSLVGIAKLKFKNPVLKRSSVKLLNSLEVLSVSNHTGKLNYTINNDDPNYTEIVFDNPTIKNQKYGGNGIKEANDVTITYKGTVYNPPDETNLIQRHSRTAGIISAKQNEGIYLPGGSFYPQTDKDIAKFDVKITIPAEYTIVTSGEIEVTKSGTNSIYTITSEKPIDGMILVGGKYKKDSIIYKDVEFSVYKLDEKVKSEDYLTAMKEYYDFYTDLFGPYPYKSFHVVENFFASGFGMPGYTLLSGRLMAMPWVTLSPGSLAHEFVHNWWGNSVFVDYESGNWCEALTTFSTNYYYNELTGNTAGAEDWRKKALIAIASLPEDRNYPVYDFKYQKDTYDAVVGYSKGAFALYEVYKLFGKEMFFDVLKKFADRNSGKRAYWFHLTGLFNSEAKTAKLDIPTRKVFDQWLKAKEIPELRLKSVMIDSNLVSIEIAQDLDYYLSVPVLFEGDNQSRKEYFIVKDSVELISYDAGFEVKRIHVDPNYEVLRKLYKWEMPYSLNRTVNDNPIVVIPSSDSHDYNMALKFVEMLHESGYNFKHYTQDVVTAEMVNENSLILLGNIENNSTIASLAQKLPDGMKLTKENFQSNEQTFPVNDHILMMNIDHPTSNSKLCTVIYFEQLASIRPFSRLFHYMSYSLVMLNNKMSGRPAAQQEIFPSGFDQDETVFIKQ, from the coding sequence ATGAAATTATGTATATATATATTGTTAGGATTTTTTGCCACTATGTTGCATGCTCAAGAATATGTCATCTACGATACCAAAAGCGGGAAAGCTGTCACGGTAGAAGATATGGCAAAAAGAACTGCGGATTTCGATGTAATTTTCTTTGGTGAATTCCATGACGACAGTTTGATTCATGTTATTCAATACGAATATTTGAAGAGTGTGTATAAATTGGACAAAAAAGTTGACATTTCGCTTGAAATGTTCGAACGCGATGTCCAAAAACATCTCGATGATTTCCGTACCGGTATAATTGATGAAGAGGAATTTCTCAAAAATTCTCGCCCTTGGGGAGATTATAAGAAATTCTACAAAGCACTCGTTGATTTGGCAAAGGAAAACGAGGCTTCGGTGATTGCAGCCAACATTCCGCGAAAATATGCAGCGATGTATGTCCAAGGTGGCATGACGAAAATCAATGATTTGCCCGATGAGGAAAAAGCATTCGTAGCAAGAGAAATGCTGCTGAAGGAAGATGATTACGCATTAAAATTCTTCAAAACTATGCTCAATTCCGAAACAAAGTTTGATTCGCTTACTCCAAATCAAGAAAACACGATGTTTCTCTACTATGGTGCTCAACTTATCAAAGACGAGACTATGGCTGAAAGCATCGTAATGCATCGCAATGACAATCCCAACCGCAAAATCATACATTTCAACGGTGATTTCCATTCAAACAGATACTTGGGAACTGTCCAAAAAGTTGCAGAACGCAACAGCAAACTCAAACTCGGCGTTATTACAGTAAAGTATTTTGGCGATGATGAGAGCGCCCCCAAATTTGATAAAAGCATGAAAAAAGAGGGCGATTTTGTGATTTATTCGAAAGAACCCAAGCGTGAACCGTTTCCTATGATGGGCGGAGGCTCGCACTTTGGCGAAAACAGCGTCGAAAAATTTGAAATCGAAGTCGTAATCATTCCTGAAAGTTCATCGCTCGTAGGCATAGCAAAACTCAAATTCAAAAATCCGGTACTTAAACGCTCAAGTGTCAAATTGCTGAATTCACTTGAAGTTTTAAGTGTCAGTAATCACACAGGCAAACTAAATTATACTATTAATAATGATGACCCAAATTATACAGAAATTGTATTCGACAACCCGACAATCAAAAATCAAAAGTACGGTGGCAATGGAATCAAAGAAGCAAATGATGTTACCATCACATACAAGGGCACAGTTTATAATCCGCCCGATGAAACGAACCTAATTCAGCGACATTCACGTACTGCAGGTATAATCTCAGCAAAACAAAACGAGGGGATATATTTGCCCGGTGGCTCATTCTACCCGCAAACTGACAAAGACATCGCCAAATTTGATGTCAAAATCACAATTCCGGCTGAATATACAATTGTAACAAGTGGCGAAATTGAAGTCACAAAATCCGGTACCAATTCTATATATACCATCACAAGCGAAAAGCCGATTGACGGTATGATTCTGGTAGGAGGGAAGTATAAGAAAGATTCCATTATATATAAGGATGTTGAATTTTCGGTTTACAAACTTGACGAAAAGGTCAAAAGCGAGGATTACCTCACAGCGATGAAGGAATATTACGACTTTTACACAGATTTGTTTGGACCTTATCCATATAAATCATTCCATGTAGTTGAGAACTTTTTCGCATCAGGATTTGGAATGCCGGGTTACACATTGCTTTCAGGCAGACTTATGGCGATGCCATGGGTAACGCTTTCGCCCGGCTCTTTAGCACATGAGTTCGTTCATAATTGGTGGGGCAACAGCGTCTTTGTGGACTATGAATCCGGCAATTGGTGCGAAGCTCTCACAACTTTTTCGACCAATTATTATTATAACGAGCTGACAGGAAACACTGCAGGCGCAGAAGATTGGAGGAAAAAAGCCTTGATTGCAATCGCCTCCCTTCCCGAAGACCGAAATTATCCTGTGTATGATTTCAAGTATCAAAAAGATACTTATGATGCCGTAGTTGGCTACTCCAAAGGAGCTTTTGCACTGTATGAAGTTTATAAGCTGTTTGGTAAAGAAATGTTTTTCGATGTTTTGAAGAAATTTGCAGATCGCAATTCCGGCAAAAGGGCTTATTGGTTCCACCTAACCGGACTATTCAATTCGGAAGCTAAAACCGCAAAACTCGATATTCCGACACGAAAAGTTTTCGACCAATGGCTCAAAGCAAAAGAAATCCCTGAACTGAGGTTGAAAAGCGTAATGATAGATTCAAATTTGGTATCTATCGAGATTGCTCAAGATTTGGATTATTATCTTTCGGTGCCGGTGCTATTCGAAGGCGACAATCAAAGCCGCAAAGAGTATTTCATTGTCAAAGATAGCGTGGAACTAATCTCCTACGACGCAGGATTTGAAGTCAAAAGAATTCATGTTGACCCGAATTACGAGGTTTTGCGTAAGCTTTACAAATGGGAGATGCCCTATAGTTTGAATCGCACAGTCAACGATAATCCGATTGTGGTCATTCCGTCGAGCGATTCGCACGATTATAATATGGCGTTGAAATTTGTGGAAATGCTGCACGAAAGCGGCTATAATTTCAAACATTATACTCAAGATGTCGTAACTGCCGAGATGGTCAACGAAAACTCATTGATTTTGCTCGGTAATATTGAAAATAATAGCACAATAGCTTCATTAGCACAAAAATTACCGGACGGAATGAAGTTGACTAAAGAGAATTTTCAATCCAATGAGCAAACTTTCCCGGTTAATGACCATATCTTAATGATGAATATAGACCACCCTACGAGCAATTCAAAATTATGTACAGTAATATATTTTGAACAACTTGCATCAATTCGTCCCTTTAGCCGTCTTTTTCATTACATGAGTTATTCCTTGGTGATGCTAAACAATAAAATGAGCGGTAGACCCGCTGCTCAACAAGAAATTTTCCCTTCCGGATTCGATCAAGACGAAACAGTTTTCATCAAACAATAA
- a CDS encoding AbgT family transporter: protein MNIKESASKLFNKSLDYIEIIGNKLPHPATLFALLAVLVAILSWIGGLLEWQVIHPADGSIIGVKSLLSGDGIRWIYTNVTANFVNFPPLGYVLAVMIGIGVAEGSGLFTAMIRALVTNAPPRLITGSIVLAGILSHLASEAGYVILIPLGMIIFHALGRHPMAGLAAAFCGVSGGFGANFLIGSVDPILAGLSQSAAQIVDPAMTINPAVNFYFMFASAFVIVVLGTVITEKIVEPRLKEYTGDAERVPVDKMNDVEKKALRWAGVSLLIIVIGFIFTIVPENGILRNPVDGGVLHSPFFEGIITGILLFFLVPGIVYGWIVGTIRNDKQMMKHIITSMGTLSTYIVLVFFAAQFVYFFKYSNLGLIVAINGAEFLRNVGMTGIPLIVAFVLLSAFINMFMGSASAKWAIMAPVFIPMFMLLGYHPALTQAAFRIGDSVTNLITPMMSYFALIVAFAQRYDEKYGIGTIISTMLPYSILFTIFWTILLIVWMLFGIPVGPDGPLYLD, encoded by the coding sequence ATGAATATTAAAGAAAGTGCCTCTAAGTTATTTAACAAATCGTTAGACTATATTGAAATCATTGGTAATAAATTGCCGCACCCCGCAACCCTTTTCGCACTCCTTGCAGTCCTTGTAGCTATATTGTCGTGGATTGGCGGTCTGCTCGAGTGGCAGGTGATTCATCCGGCAGACGGCTCAATAATAGGAGTAAAGAGCCTCCTGAGTGGCGATGGGATTCGCTGGATATATACTAATGTGACTGCGAATTTTGTGAATTTCCCACCTTTGGGCTACGTTCTGGCTGTAATGATTGGTATCGGCGTTGCCGAAGGTTCGGGTTTGTTCACTGCTATGATTCGTGCTCTTGTGACAAATGCACCACCAAGATTGATTACAGGCTCCATCGTTCTCGCGGGAATTTTATCGCATCTTGCATCCGAAGCCGGTTACGTCATCCTGATTCCGCTCGGTATGATTATTTTCCATGCCTTAGGTCGCCACCCGATGGCAGGGCTTGCCGCAGCTTTTTGCGGCGTTAGTGGTGGTTTCGGTGCAAACTTTTTAATTGGCTCTGTGGACCCGATCCTCGCCGGACTTTCGCAATCTGCAGCCCAAATTGTTGACCCGGCAATGACTATCAACCCTGCCGTGAATTTCTATTTCATGTTTGCATCGGCGTTTGTTATCGTCGTTCTGGGTACTGTAATAACTGAAAAAATTGTCGAACCGCGACTAAAAGAATATACAGGGGACGCCGAAAGAGTACCTGTTGACAAAATGAACGATGTCGAAAAGAAAGCATTACGTTGGGCAGGGGTTAGCTTGCTTATTATTGTTATCGGATTCATATTTACAATTGTTCCCGAAAATGGTATTTTGCGTAATCCTGTAGATGGCGGCGTGCTTCATTCTCCATTTTTTGAAGGCATTATCACTGGGATTTTGTTGTTTTTCTTGGTTCCGGGCATAGTTTACGGATGGATTGTCGGTACAATCAGAAACGACAAACAAATGATGAAGCACATTATAACTTCGATGGGCACTCTGTCCACATATATCGTGTTGGTATTTTTTGCAGCACAATTTGTTTACTTTTTCAAATACAGCAATTTAGGCTTAATCGTTGCAATTAACGGTGCCGAATTTCTCAGAAACGTCGGCATGACAGGCATTCCGTTGATTGTAGCATTCGTGTTGCTTTCAGCGTTTATAAATATGTTTATGGGCAGTGCATCTGCAAAGTGGGCGATTATGGCTCCTGTGTTTATCCCGATGTTCATGCTTTTGGGCTATCACCCCGCACTCACACAAGCAGCTTTCCGAATCGGCGATTCAGTTACTAACCTCATCACTCCGATGATGAGTTACTTTGCTCTGATTGTGGCTTTTGCTCAACGATATGACGAAAAATACGGCATCGGTACAATTATTTCTACAATGTTACCGTATTCAATTCTGTTCACAATATTTTGGACAATATTATTAATTGTATGGATGTTGTTCGGAATTCCGGTCGGACCTGACGGTCCACTTTATTTGGATTGA